Sequence from the Aquipuribacter hungaricus genome:
AGCGGGGTGCTCGAGCTCGTCAACGCCGGGCACCCCGCTCCGTGGCTCATCCGTGACGGGCGGGCCGCGCAGGTCACGCTGGACCCGCGCCTGCCCGCAGGCATGTTCGAGGCCACCGACTACGTCGTCGAGCACCTGCAGCTGCAGGCCGGGGACCGGCTCGTCGTCGTCACGGACGGCGTGCTCGAGGCCGGCGCCCCCGGGGAGGAGCTGGGCGAGGACCGGCTGGCCGGGCTGCTCCTGGCCTCGGCCGACCTCACGCCCCACCAGTGCGTGGCCGAGGTCCTGCACACCGTCCGCGCCTACGCCCCACGCCTGCACGACGACGCGACGGTCGTCTGCCTGGACTGGGACGGCCCCAGCGGCAGCAGCGTCGTCACGGGCTGAGGCCGGACGCCGGCCGCGCCGGCCGGACCCGTCAGCCCCGCAGCTCGGCGACCACCCGCTCGACGAGCGCGAGGTTGCCGCGCACCGTGAGCACGGAGTCGACGTAGGCGGCGTTGGACTCGGCCACGCCGAGCCGGACCACCCGGCCGGCGGCCACGGCGGGCACGGTCGCGTACAGGGCCTGGTCCTCGAGCAGCCGCACGGCGTCACCCTCGGGCTCCTCGAAGTCGAGCACGACGATCCCGTCGGCGTCCTCGAGCGCACCGTAGAGCTGCTCGACCACGACCTCGTCGGCGGCCTCCCCCTCGGCCTGCTGCGCCGGCAGGCTCGGCAGCCCCATCTCGGTGAGCAGCGCCCCCACCGGGCTGGCGTCGTTGAGCTGGCCGTAGTAGCCGGGGAAGGCGAAGACCCACCGCATCTGCAGCGCGCTGCCGGCCAGCCGCTCCCCCGCCGCCGCGATCTCCGCGTCGAGCTCGGCGACGAGCCGCTCGGCCTCCTCGTCCTCGCCGACCGTGGCGGCGACCTGCCGGAGGTTGTCGCGCCAGCCGACGAAGCTCGTGGAGACGGTGGGCGCGATGGCGGCGAAGTCCTCGATGGTGTCCTCGGTGACGAAGCCGTACTGCCCGACGATGACGTCCGGCCGCCACGACGCCATCCGCTCGAAGTTCGGCTCCCCGCCCAGCCGGTAGCGCTCGATGGCCGGGTCGTCGCCCCCGGCCTCGAGCACCCACGGG
This genomic interval carries:
- a CDS encoding ABC transporter substrate-binding protein, with protein sequence MRPAPTPADGTGWTRRGLLAGASAATLLGVSACSSAGPSAAPTGAAVPSGGTGFPRTVEHAAGSTVVERAPRRVVAATDGAELASLLALGVTPVGFGQRNDPLTPWVLEAGGDDPAIERYRLGGEPNFERMASWRPDVIVGQYGFVTEDTIEDFAAIAPTVSTSFVGWRDNLRQVAATVGEDEEAERLVAELDAEIAAAGERLAGSALQMRWVFAFPGYYGQLNDASPVGALLTEMGLPSLPAQQAEGEAADEVVVEQLYGALEDADGIVVLDFEEPEGDAVRLLEDQALYATVPAVAAGRVVRLGVAESNAAYVDSVLTVRGNLALVERVVAELRG